A window of the Cryptococcus neoformans var. neoformans B-3501A chromosome 9, whole genome shotgun sequence genome harbors these coding sequences:
- a CDS encoding hypothetical protein (HMMPfam hit to RRM_1, RNA recognition motif. (a.k.a. RRM, RBD, or RNP domain), score: 151.4, E(): 2e-42), with protein sequence MTCLQYMGVVFERHWRDPIISVTQSHGCESSYRPTVSYSILPSNRCTPSPPLSTPQSSQPSQNIHSASAASSHMSSLFEAAAAFEEAAAHGANPVILERSGKGHSPVVTMTDMSANAPPPPPSDFNSDINRSVTPLMTNLLPSAVGSDGRVNLFVGNLPYRVRWQDLKDLFRKAGTVLRADVSLGPDNRSRGYGTVLMGSREDAARAIDRYNGYTWQTRTLEVRPDRLPPEYEPQSHPIHHNANPRSAMYSFHNFPGPSHTPFSIPGHITPQSGQGWLPGQIPSSRPFSAAGGLIPGGMGVPSSSSAVGLTSSTPIPGAQSPPSVFGAQPLPLSVQNTGLNAFHSLGQSPLAGSLTSGTGAAMPAGVSAVRRDSLTPFGASLTTFDSAAAPLSSTSPNMAVSRPTSSSGSVKPPSPGGSRAPPPGTLGPLPPSLFAGIKPAPAVDAIAPTIAGDVPAQSPNGGAGRLAAAPIPQLEGLANQGMGLGPPSTLHDRVIFVSNLPLSMQWQDLKDMLRPAGTIIRADVATDAHGKPRGFGTALFATEADATRAVLLFNDREIGGFRIRAHLERDIHPEVSQRSARNSVSGEATSLGIQDHLTGVPEGVKDMLQSNGITPIDTSVPSTKPSSTSPIAKLPWSLNTSLQTHTAPGHGQPPHGEPSPTSHTPVFRHPHHPGPISMPPFHMEHGNPISPLHTRGLPPMTPSMPGFVFNYPETPPLHGHASHFMSPAAGPFSPGIPVTSPGAFQYNPFLNPAPGAPVNRFPSTPGNHPQAGSAALGTPTTQAFPNGPIGYGQYAGPPGGALQGKSENSPQARQGQDYFANAIPPQHATSTAGNRTLGVGALGGKDKLRSSPLSGGDGQNDSDEETRAPSAVGDELAKMAEELTVDDENEDGEPGRQSSSGLSLSGLGSSAAVSPRGGRASMDDGKLGRH encoded by the exons ATGACGTGTCTGCAGTATATGGGGGTGGTTTTTGAGCGGCATTGGCGAGATCCGATAATTAGTGTTACTCAGTCTCACGGCTGCGAGTCCTCCTACCGTCCTACCGTCTCCTattccatccttccttccaaccGCTGCACCCCCTCGCCACCGCTCTCTACGCCGCAGTCCAGTCAACC AAGTCAAAATATCCACTCTGCATCcgcagcttcttcccacaTGTCGTCCTTATTCGAGGCCGCCGCGGCCTTCGAAGAAGCGGCTGCACATGGGGCGAACCCCGTCATACTCGAAAGGTCAGGTAAAGGACACTCCCCTGTG GTCACTATGACAGACATGAGCG CCAacgcacctccaccacctccttcagACTTTAACTCTGACA TAAACCGTTCTGTAACGCCACTCATGACAAATCTTTTGCCCTCGGCAGTTGGTAGTGACGGGCGAGTCAACCTTTTCGTGGGGAAC CTCCCGTATAGAGTTCGATGGCAGGATCTAAAGGATCTTTTCAGAAAAGCGGGAACAGTATTGAGGGCGGACGTCAGTTTGGGACCGGATAATAGGAGTAGAGGATACGGTACCGTCTTAATGGGCAGCAGGGAAGATGCTGCACGAGCAATAG ATCGCTACAATGGCTACACTTGGCAGACAAGAACCCTTGAAGTCCGACCTGACCGTCTCCCGCCAGAGTATGAGCCCCAGTCCCATCCCATTCACCACAACGCCAACCCTCGCTCCGCCATGTACTCTTTCCATAACTTCCCTGGTCCCTCTCATACACCTTTTTCCATCCCGGGCCACATCACCCCTCAATCCGGCCAAGGCTGGCTCCCTGGACAAATACCGAGTTCAAGGCCGTTCTCGGCGGCCGGTGGCCTGATACCCGGAGGCATGGGTGTCCCATCGAGTTCAAGTGCTGTGGGTCTGACGAGCTCGACGCCGATACCTGGGGCGCAATCGCCCCCTTCTGTCTTCGGAGCtcagcctcttccactCAGCGTGCAAAATACGGGTCTGAATGCTTTCCACTCGCTTGGACAGTCACCTCTTGCTGGATCTCTCACATCTGGTACTGGAGCTGCTATGCCTGCAGGTGTTAGCGCAGTTCGCCGCGATTCTCTCACACCCTTTGGAGCGTCCCTCACAACTTTTGATTCTGCAGCGGCCCCTCTCTCGAGTACGTCACCTAATATGGCCGTTTCACGGCCTACATCGAGCAGTGGTAGCGTCaagcctccttctcctggtGGAAGCCGCGCTCCTCCACCAGGTACGCTTGgcccccttcctccttccttgttTGCCGGTATAAAACCTGCGCCAGCTGTTGATGCGATAGCACCTACGATTGCAGGAGATGTACCAGCACAGAGTCCAAATGGAGGAGCGGGGAGATTGGCGGCGGCGCCGATTCCTCAGTTGGAAGGATTGGCCAACCAGGGAATGGGATTAGGTCCTCCTAGCACGCTGCATGACCGAGTGATTTTTGTCTCAAAC TTACCTTTGTCGATGCAATGGCAAGATCTGAAAGACATGCTAAGGCCTGCGGGAACCATTATTCGAGCAGA TGTTGCCACCGATGCCCACGGAAAGCCTAGAGGATTCGGGACTGCATTGTTCGCTACTGAAGCCGATGCCACAAGAGCTGTACTTTTGTTCAACGA CCGCGAGATCGGTGGTTTCCGGATTCGTGCTCACTTGGAGAGGGACATCCACCCCGAAGTTTCTCAGCGTAGTGCCAGAAATTCTGTATCTGGAGAGGCTACTTCTCTGGGTATCCAGGACCACCTGACTGGCGTCCCGGAAGGCGTCAAGGATATGCTCCAAAGCAATGGCATTACTCCGATCGACACCTCTGTTCCTTCCACCAAGCCTAGTAGCACTTCCCCCATTGCCAAGCTCCCTTGGAGTCTGAACACTTCTTTACAGACTCACACCGCCCCAGGGCATGGCCAACCCCCTCATGGCGAACCATCACCCACCTCTCACACTCCCGTGTTCCGTCACCCCCACCATCCCGGTCCCATATCCATGCCTCCCTTCCATATGGAACACGGGAATCCCATATCACCACTTCACACTCGCGGTCTCCCTCCTATGACACCTTCCATGCCTGGATTCGTTTTCAATTATCCCGAGAcgcctcctcttcacgGGCACGCCTCTCATTTTATGTCTCCTGCCGCTGGACCATTTTCACCAGGCATTCCTGTCACATCGCCCGGTGCATTCCAGTACAACCCTTTCCTCAACCCTGCTCCTGGAGCTCCTGTTAATCGCTTCCCTTCTACTCCTGGTAATCACCCACAAGCCGGTTCAGCTGCACTGGGCACACCTACGACGCAGGCGTTTCCTAATGGGCCGATTGGATATGGGCAGTATGCCGGTCCCCCAGGTGGGGCGTTACAGGGCAAATCTGAGAATTCACCGCAAGCCAGGCAGGGACAGGATTACTTTGCCAACGCGATCCCTCCTCAACATGCTACTTCCACAGCTGGAAATAGGACGTTGGGCGTTGGTGCTTTGGGCGGGAAAGACAAGTTGCGAAGTAGTCCACTGAGCGGGGGGGATGGTCAGAACGATTCGGATGAAGAGACGAGAGCGCCGTCCGCGGTGGGTGATGAGTTGGCGAAGATGGCGGAAGAATTGACAGTTGATGACGAGAacgaggatggagagcCAGGGAGGCAGAGTTCGAGTGGATTGAGCCTTTCGGGTTTGGGTTCAAGTGCGGCAGTTAGCCCACGTGGTGGAAGGGCTAGTATGGACGATGGAAAGCTGGGTAGGCACTAG